Proteins co-encoded in one Anguilla anguilla isolate fAngAng1 chromosome 16, fAngAng1.pri, whole genome shotgun sequence genomic window:
- the LOC118215421 gene encoding solute carrier family 12 member 4-like isoform X2, giving the protein MAHQEGSNGNIAHKPGHGNHKEDSPFLNSPDAASKKNDFYDRNLALFEEELDIRPKVSSLLSRLVNYTNITQGAKEHEEAESAMTSKKKLPKSPSMGTLMGVYLPCLQNIFGVILFLRLTWIVGMAGVVQSFLIVLMCCSCTMLTAISMSAIATNGVVPAGGAYFMISRSLGPEFGGAVGLCFYLGTTFAGAMYILGAIEILLKYILPQAAIFHGVGPSGSDGAMLNNMRVYGTIFLSLMALVVFVGVKYVNKLASLFLACVIISIVSIYAGAIKSIFHPPEFPICMLGNRTLVRDRFDVCAKTVVEGNETVPSRLWDNFCNTRNMSGQECDKFFMQNNVTEIQGIPGLASGIIRENMWSTYLEKGQILEKESLPSADVHGALENLYLYVSADIATSFTVLVGIFFPSATGIMAGSNRSGDLKDAQKSIPVGTILAITTTSLVYFSSVVLFGACIEGVVLRDKFGDAVSKNLVVGTLSWPSPWVIVIGSFFSTVGAGLQSLTGAPRLLQAIAKDNIIPFLRVFGHGKANGEPTWALLLTALIAELGILIASLDMVAPILSMFFLMCYLFVNLACAVQTLLRTPNWRPRFKYYHWALSFLGMSMCLALMFISSWYYAIVAMGIASMIYKYIEYQGAEKEWGDGIRGLSLSAARYALLRLEAGPPHTKNWRPQLLVLLKLDEDLHVKYPRLLTFASQLKAGKGLTIVGSVIQGNYLDSFGETQASEQTIKNMMEIEKVKGFCQVVVATKVREGIAHLIQSCGLGGMKHNTVVMGWPYGWRQSEDPRAWKTFINTVRCTTAAHLALMVPKNVSFYPSNHERFTDGNIDVWWIVHDGGMLMLLPFLLKQHKVWRKCQMRIFTVAQMDDNSIQMKKDLATFLYQLRIEAEVEVVEMHDSDISAYTYERTLMMEQRSQMLRQMRLSSAEREREAQLVKDRHSLIRMGSLYSDEEEEVTETVPEKIQMTWTKDKYDAERRNRTNAPENFRELISIKPDQSNVRRMHTAVKLNEVIVNRSHDARLVLLNMPGPPKNSEGDENYMEFLEVLTEGLERVLLVRGGGREVITIYS; this is encoded by the exons TGAG GAAGAGCTGGACATTCGACCCAAGGTTTCCTCTCTTCTCAGCAGGCTGGTCAACTACACCAACATCACCCAGGGGGCCAAAGAGCACGAGGAGGCCGAGAGTGCGATGACCTCCAAAAAAAAGCTTCCGAAG TCTCCCAGTATGGGCACCCTGATGGGCGTCTACCTGCCGTGCCTGCAGAACATCTTCGGCGTCATCCTGTTCCTGCGGCTCACCTGGATCGTGGGCATGGCGGGCGTCGTCCAGTCCTTCCTCATCGTCCTCATGTGCTGCTCGTGT ACAATGCTTACAGCAATATCCATGAGCGCCATTGCAACAAATGGAGTTGTCCCTG CTGGCGGAGCGTATTTCATGATCTCCCGTTCTCTGGGCCCCGAGTTTGGAGGCGCTGTGGGGCTTTGCTTTTACCTGGGCACAACCTTTGCCGGAGCCATGTACATCCTCGGTGCCATTGAAATATTGCTG AAATACATCCTGCCGCAGGCGGCCATATTCCACGGCGTTGGTCCAAGCGGAAGCGACGGAGCGATGCTGAATAACATGAGAGTCTACGGCACCATCTTCCTCAGCCTGATGGCGCTGGTGGTCTTCGTCGGGGTCAAATACGTCAACAAGCTTGCCTCCCTCTTCCTGGCCTGCGTCATTATATCTATCGTGTCGATATACGCAGGAGCTATCAAGTCTATCTTCCATCCCCCCGAATTTCC gatttgcATGTTGGGAAACAGGACCTTAGTCAGGGACCGCTTCGATGTCTGCGCAAAGACAGTGGTGGAAGGAAACGAAACCGTTCCCAGCAGGCTGTGGGACAACTTCTGCAACACTAGAAACATGAGCGGCCAGGAGTGCGACAAGTTCTTCATGCAGAACAATGTAACAGAGATCCAGGGCATTCCTGGGCTAGCCAGTGGAATAATCAGAG AGAACATGTGGAGTACCTACCTGGAAAAAGGGCAGATCCTGGAGAAGGAAAGCTTGCCTTCGGCTGACGTTCACGGCGCTCTGGAGAATTTGTACCTTTACGTGTCGGCTGATATCGCCACCTCCTTCACTGTTCTGGTTGGGATCTTCTTCCCCTCTGCAACAG gtaTCATGGCTGGGTCTAACAGATCAGGAGACCTCAAAGATGCACAGAAGTCAATCCCTGTGGGAACCATTTTGGCTATAACCACAACGTCCTTAGTCT ATTTCAGCTCAGTGGTGCTATTTGGGGCATGCATCGAAGGGGTGGTCTTGAGAGACAA GTTTGGAGATGCAGTGAGTAAAAACCTGGTGGTGGGAACCCTGTCCTGGCCGTCCCCCTGGGTCATCGTCATTGGCTCCTTCTTCTCcactgtgggggcggggcttcagtcCTTGACTGGGGCACCCCGCCTGCTGCAGGCTATCGCCAAGGACAACATCATCCCTTTCCTCAGG GTGTTTGGGCACGGCAAGGCCAACGGGGAGCCGACGTGGGCCCTGCTGCTCACCGCTCTGATCGCTGAGCTTGGCATCCTGATCGCATCGCTGGACATGGTGGCCCCCATTCTCTCCAT GTTTTTCCTGATGTGCTATCTGTTCGTAAACCTGGCATGTGCAGTGCAGACCCTTCTCCGCACCCCCAACTGGAGGCCACGATTTAAATATTATCACTG GGCCCTGTCTTTCCTGGGCATGAGTATGTGCCTGGCGCTGATGTTCATCTCCTCCTGGTACTATGCCATTGTGGCCATGGGCATTGCAAGCATGATCTACAAGTACATAGAGTACCAGGG AGCGGAGAAGGAGTGGGGCGACGGGATCCGAGGTTTGTCTCTGAGCGCCGCCCGCTACGCGCTCCTCAGGCTGGAGGCCGGCCCGCCCCACACCAAAAACTGGAG GCCacagctgctggtgctgctgaagCTGGACGAGGACCTCCACGTGAAGTACCCCCGGCTGCTGACCTTCGCCTCGCAGCTGAAGGCGGGCAAGGGCTTGACCATCGTCGGCTCCGTCATCCAGGGCAACTACCTGGACAGCTTCGGAGAGACCCAGGCCTCAGAGCAG ACCATAAAGAACATGATGGAGATCGAGAAGGTGAAAGGCTTCTGCCAGGTGGTGGTGGCCACCAAGGTGCGGGAGGGAATCGCCCACCTCATCCAGTCCTGCGGCCTGGGTGGGATGAAGCACAACACGGTGGTCATGGGCTGGCCGTATGGCTGGAGGCAGAGCGAGGACCCCCGGGCCTGGAAGACCTTCATCA ACACGGTCCGCTGCACCACCGCTGCCCACCTCGCCCTGATGGTGCCCAAGAACGTGTCCTTCTACCCCAGCAACCACGAACGCTTCACGGACGGGAACATCGACGTGTGGTGGATCGTCCACGATGGCGGCATGCTGATGCTACTTCCTTTCCTCCTCAAACAGCACAAG GTCTGGAGGAAGTGCCAGATGCGCATCTTCACCGTGGCCCAGATGGATGACAACAGCATTCAGATGAAGAAGGATTTGGCCACGTTCCTGTACCAGCTTCGGATAGAGGctgaggtggaggtggtggagatG CACGACAGCGATATCTCAGCCTACACGTACGAGCGCACCCTGATGATGGAGCAGAGATCCCAGATGCTGCGGCAGATGAGACTGTccagtgctgagagagagcgggag GCTCAGCTGGTGAAGGACAGGCACTCTCTGATACGAATGGGAAGCTTGTATTCtgacgaagaggaggaggtgacagAGACGGTGCCGGAAAAGATCCAAATGACCTGGACCAAGGACAAGTACGACGCGGAGAGGAGGAACAGAACCAACGCCCCAGAGAACTTCAGAGAGCTCATCAGCATCAAGCC GGACCAGTCCAACGTACGGAGGATGCACACGGCAGTGAAGCTGAACGAGGTGATCGTCAACAGGTCCCACGACGCCAGGCTCGTGCTGCTGAACATGCCCGGCCCGCCCAAGAATTCGGAGGGGGATGAGAACT ATATGGAGTTCCTGGAGGTCCTGACGGAGGGGCTGGAGAGAGTGCTGCTGGtccgaggaggaggaagggaagTCATCACTATTTACTCCTGA